GCGCGCCCGGCGGCAAGCTGGGCGACAGCCTGCAGCAGGCGCGGTTGCTCACGAGAGGCCAGGCGACCATCAGGCTCGATGATGCCCATATCAATCAGCCAGGCCTCAAACTCCGGAGCGGGTCGCAGGCCCAGGGTGGTCTGCACAAAGCGCACATCGTGATACGAGGTGCTCTGGTAGTTGAGCATCACGTCATCGGCCCCGGGCACGCCCATGATGTAGGCGCAGCCAGCCACGCCCAGCAGCACCAGGAGGTTGTCAATATCGTTCTGGTCTGCTTCGGCGTGATTAGTGTAGCACGCGTCGCAGCCCATCGGCACGCCCATCAGGCGACCGCAGAAGAGGTCTTCGAGCGCAGCGCGGGTGATCTGCTTGCCATCGTAGAGATATTCAGGACCGATAAAGCCCACCACCGTGTTGACCAGCAGCGGCTCGAAGTGGCGGGCCACGGCATAGGCCCGGGCCTCGCAGGTCTGCTGGTCAACGCCGTGGTGGGCGTTGGCCGAGAGGGCGCTGCCCTGACCGGTTTCAAAGTACATCACGTTGTCGCCGATGGCGCCGCGACCCAACGACAGCGCGGCGGCGCGCGCCTCGCGCAGGAGGGCGAGGTTGACCCCGAAGGAGCGGTTGGCGGCTTCGGTGCCGGCAATGGACTGGAACACCAGGTCCACCGGAGCGCCGCGTTCGATGGCGGCCATCTGGGTGGTGACGTGGGCCAGTAGCGACGACTGGATGGGGATGGCGTAACGCTGGCGCAGATCATCAATCAATTCAAGGAGGGCGATGACGGCCTGTGGGCTGTCGGTAGCGGGATTGATGCCAATTACCGCATCGCCGCAGCCGTGGAGCAGACCGTCGAGGATCGAGGCGGCGATGCCGCGGGGATCGTCGGTGGGGTGGTTAGGCTGGATGCGTGACGAGAAGCGGCCGGGCAGGCCGATGGTGGTGCGAAAGCGGGTTACCACGCGGCACTTGCGGCTGACCGCGATCAGATCCTGATTACGCATAATCTTGGAGACGGCAGCGGCCATTTCAGGAGTGATCCCGGGCGCCAGAGCGTTGAGGACCTCGCTATCCGTAGCGTAGGAGAGCAGCCATTCACGGAAGGCGCCCACGGTCAAGCCGCTAATGGGTGCAAAGGCGGCGCGATCGTGGGTATCAAGGATCAGGCGCGTGACTTCGTCTTCCTCGTAGGGGATCAGCGGTTCTTCGAGAAAGGTTGTCAGTGGCAGCTCGGCCAGGCACAGTTGGGCGGCGACCCGCTCTTCAGCGCTCTCGGCGGCGAGACCGGCAAGCTGGTCGCCTGAGCGTTCAGGGGTGGCTCTGGCCATGAGGGTCTTGAGATCCTTGAACTGGTAGGTGCGCCCGCCAAGGGTCTGGGTGTATGGCATGGTTCAAACCCGCTTGAGTCTCTAGTGTTCGTCACTATGCTTCTCCGGCTCCGCGGACCGGTTGTGTGGAGATGTAGAGCTGTGGAGGTGCGGAGGTGTGTAAGGAGAGGCGCATATCGGTGCATTCTCGAACAGAGGAGGTCCGGAGGGGCTTTGCCCTCCCGGAAACTCTCTGCTCCGACCATCCGGTGAAGCCTCACAGATGCTTGAGTTCACGTTCGGCTTCGGCGATCAGCGCGGCTTCTTCTTCGGGCGCCTGGGCAACGAGGCGCTTGCGGCTATAGAAGAAGTAGTACGCCACCATTACCGCCATAAAGATCGCCGTGCCGATCACGCCGGGCCGGTTATCCTCGATCGCCATGGTGGCGAAGAGCGAGAGCACGGCCAGAACTGTGCCGACCACGGCGCCGGGCACTCCGAGGGGGCTTTTGTAGGGGCGGTGCAGGTTGGGGCGGGTAATAGCCAGCTTGATATACGAGAGCATCACCAGCGCGTAGGAGATCACCGCGCCGAAAACGCTCATAGTCAGGAGCGCGGCGCCAACGCTGCTGCCGCTGCCGAGGAGATCGATCAACAGGGCCAGAACCAGACCGACTACGCCGCCGAGGATGAGCGCGCGAGCGGGCGTATGGCGCGCGCCGGTCACCGAGATCCAGCGGGGGATGTAGCCGGCGCGCGAGAGGGAGAAGAGCACCCGCCCGTAGGCGTAGATGATGGTGTGGAAACTGGCTACCAGGCCGGTGAGCGCCACCAGGGTCAAGACAATCGTTGTAGCGCCGGAACCGAAGATGGCGCGGAAGCCGATCTCCAGGGGAGCTGCCGACTCGCCGACCTCCGCGGCGCCGCCGCCTACGCCGGAGTTGAGCACCAGGGTCAGCAAGGAGAGCGCCAGTAAGGTGAGCAGACCCCAGATCAGCGCCCTGGGAATATCGCGCACGACGTCGTGACTTTCTTCGGCCGCCAGGGGCAGTTGCTCGATTGCCAGATAGAACCAGATGGCAAAAGGCAAGGCCGCGAATACGCCGTACCAGCCGAAGGGGAGGAAGGCGTTATTGCCTGGCGTGGGCGGGATGTTGAACACGCGATCCCAGCTAAAGGCCCCGGAGATCACCGCGCCGACGTAGAACACCACCAGGGCGCCGATGGCCAGGAGCGTGACGATCAGGCCAACGCGCAGGGTGAGGGCGGTGCCCAGGACATTGATGCCGACAAAGACGGCGTAGAAAACCACCCACCAGACGTAGAGCGGAACAAAGGAGAAAATGGTCTGCATGTAGGCGGCGATGGAGGTGACAATCACCGCGGGGGTGATTACATATTCGATAATATCAGCAACGCCGTTCACAAACCCAAGGGTTGGCCCAAAGGCGTTGCGGGTGAACGAGTAGAAACCGCCAGCATGGGGCAGGGCGGCGGATAGTTCCGCAATTGAAAAAACCATGCACAGGTACATGACGGCCACAACGAACGTGGCAAGCAGGAGACCGCCGAATCCGCCCGCAGACAGACCGTAGTTCCAGCCAAAGAAATCGCCCGAAATAACCGCGCCAACGCCGAGGGCCCACAACAGCACCCAGCCGGCGCTTTTGCGCAGGCGGCGCTGCGCCAGATACTCCTCGCCGACCTGTTCGTAGGTTACTCCGCCAACATCAACCTGTGACTTTCTGCCGAGCGCCTGTGGCTTGTCAGCCATAACCGGACTCCTCTCAGGATCCAACGAACAAACGAATGCCAACCCGCAAACCTGGACCCTCGCGTAACCACGAGCCGCGATCGGCGCGTGGCCGGGCGTGAGCCGCAGGATGGAGGCCATACTGCGAAACTGCCGCATTTGCGGCAGCGCATCTTACGCAGCATGCGACCGGGGCAAAGCTATGCCGCCTGCGGCGCTGGAGGAGTCGCGGTCGCTCTTCGCTCATGCTGGGGAAATTGCGATAAATGTACCGGATCGTCAGCGGGTTGTCAAGCGACGTGTGTATGGCGAGGCACGCACGCCAGGCCGGGGAACGGGCGTCTCTGGCGGGCGCAGCGTAGCGCACGGGGCGCTGCGCCGCCAGCGTCGGGTTGACGGGGCGTGGGGAAACCAGCTTTCCCCACACCCTCGCCTGGCGGGAAGGTTCTCATTCCGCCCGGAGCAGACCGATTGCGGCTTCGCCAGAAGACGCGCCCGCAACGGGCGGAAGCGGGCATGACGGGTGGGCTGCGCTGCCCGGCGTCCCCCCAGAATGGCGCCGTAAGGGGGCGACACTCCTGAGGAGGCGATAGCAAAAAAGAAACAGGACGCTGCCGCCGGTGGTCCAATAGAGGCTCTGGACCCAGGGATTGGCGCTGTCGCTGCCGCTGAAGATGCCATGCAGCAATACAAGAACGAAGAGCGCGAAGCTCAGGAAGTGGATGAGCCGCCAGGCCCCACGACCGATCCATGATTTGATGTAGAAGCTGAGACCAACCAGGGCCAGAAGATACAGGCCGATCTGGCCCAGACCAACCCAGAGGGGTTGATGGCCGGCATAGGCAAAGGGGACCAGAAGCTGACGCAAGTCAGCCTGAATGTAGCGATCACCAAGCAGGATGAAAGCATGAAACATGGCGAAGGCCAATCCCAGCAAACTGGCGTGCTGGTGGAGGTCGAAGGCCATAGGACCGCCCTGCCAGAGGCGGGCGAGTTTGCTGGTCATCAGCAGGCCGGCGACCGTGCTCAGCCAGAGCAAAACGTAGGCGACGATGGCGCTGCTGCGGGCCAGGTACCAGTAGGCGTGCGGCGCATCCCCCAGAAGCGAGGCGCTCAGGGCGGGGAGCCAGGCGGGTAAGACAAACACGGCGCCAAGAGCGCCGGCAATCGCGGCGGCAAGGAGGCTGAACAGGGTGGGAAGAGCCATCGTAGGAGGCAGGATATCGTCGGTCCCCCGAGCGGCGGGAGTGGCCAGTGGTCCCTCCGTCGCAGGCGCGTCGGATGGGGGAGTGCGCCTGGCGGCGTTGGCCGCGCGAATGGCGGCCAGGCGGGCGGTTTTGTCGCTGCTCATGGTCATTCTCCTGAACTGATGCAAAAATGGGCGATCGGAGAGGAATGGGGAAACCGGGTTTTCCCACGCCCCGGCCTGCTGCGGACCCGGCAAATCACAACCCTGCTTCGAGGGTGTGGGGAAACCCGGTTTCCCCATGCCCCGGCTCGATGGGAGGGCGCCGAAACGTTCAACGCTGCTCGTGAGGATGTAGGGACGCCGGCTGTACCATACTCCGGCCACTTAGCTACGCGCGCTTCCACAACAACGCTTCGAGCGTCGGAGTGTGCAGCACCGCGCCATCGTCACGGACGAGGAGACCGGCCAGCCAGGGGCGCGCGTCCAGCCAGGACAGGCCGGCGGCGCTGCCCAGGATCAGCGCGGCCTTGGCGGCGATCTCGGCGTCGGCAGCGCTTGCGGCCACCACGGTCACGCTAAGCAGGTCAGTCTCGGCGGGCGCGCCGGTGCGCGGATCGATGATATGGTGGCGCTCCATATCGCCCTGACGCCAGCGTCGGTAATCGCGCCCGGAGGTTGCCACGCCGCCGGAGGCGATCCGCAGCACTGCCAGGGGATCGGCGCTGCCACGGGGGTCCTGCACGCCGATGGGCCAGGCGGCGCCGTCGCGACGCGGGCCGCTGACGGCGATGTCGCCGCCGACATCCACCAGGGCCGGGCCATGGCGGGCGATCAGGCGGATGGCTCGATCAGCGGCCCAGCCCTTGGCCACTCCGCCCAGGTCGAGGCGGAGGCCAGGCGGGCGATCCACGCTGCCGTGGAGCGGATCAACGCGAATGCGACGCCAGTCTGCCACGGGCCGGGCGAGCGTTGCCGCGGCGGGCGACGCGCCGCTAGCGACAATGCTGAAGTCGCGGTCGTAGCCGGCATGCTCCAGGGCTTCCAGCACCAGCGGGGTCACGAGGCCGTCGGTCGCTGCGGCGCCGCGCAGGGCCAGGGCGAGCGCCTCGGCCAGCGTGGGGCTGATGACAAGCCACTCGCGCCGGGAGCTGTTCAGACAGCTTAATTCGCTGTCGGGTCGGAAGCGGCTGAGGATCGCCTCCCAGCTCGCGAAGACCCCGGGCAGGCTTGCTAGCGCCGGCCGGGCGATAGGGTCCGGCGCTTCGAGTATGACCAGGATCTGGCTGCCCATAGCGCGGAAGGAAAATGTGACCATAGGTGACACCCCAACTCTCAATTTCGGGTTGTGGATTGCCGTCCGTTGCCAGGCGACGACGCCATTAGCGCGACGAACGGGTCATCGTGATGGGCGCAGGTTGCGTCGCCGAGACGCCTGATAGGCCTGCGGAGGTCGCCGGGCTGACCGCCGCAGCGCCATTTGACGCAACCGGCGGCGAGATGGCTGCCGTTGGCAGCGACTGGATGGTGACCACAGGCGGCAGCGTGGGAATCTGTGGTTCGCTGAGCAGCCACGCCGGGGGCGGAGCGGTGTAGGCCGTGGCGCCGCCAGACGCCTCGGAGGATGTCGCAGCGGGCGGCGGGCTGCTCAGGAAGGCCCAGCCTGCCAGGACGCCGGCAAGGGAGGCGATAGTGATCAACGCTTTGATGCCGGTAGCGCCTGTAGTAGTAGCTGCGGGATGTCGTTTGGTGATCATTTTGGACTCCTGTTCGCAGATTGACTCATGTTGCGATGACCGTCGGAGAAGCCGCGACGTCTGCCGTAACCCCGGCCCGCCAGCATGACATACCCTCCAGCACCGGCTTGCAGGCGGAGAAACAAGGTTTCCCCGGCCCTCTTCCAACACCGGCGAGCAGGCGGTGAACCCGGAGTTCCCGGCTCTGGCCCGCCCGAGAAGGCCCCGGGCGCAAGGAAAACCGGCATCAGTCATCATGCCCTTCGTGACGCTCGCGCCGGAACCGGTCGTCATCTCCGCCAGCGGCTATCCTGGCATAGACCACCTGGCCGGTGGCGGCATCCACGTAGACTGAGCTCCTGTCGCTGAACTTCACCTCGTAGACCAGGGCGCCGTGCTCGGTCTCGCGCTCGACGGCGATCACCTGGCCGCCGTAGTAGCGTTGCGCAATGACAATTGCCTGTTGTTCGCCGATCGCGGCGCCGGTCGCCGACGCGACGACCGGCGCTGTGCCGCCGGATGCTCGAGACTGGGCGGCGCTGGCGAGTTGTTGATTGGCGCTGGCAATCCGGGCGTTGGCGGCTTCCAGGCGCGCGCTGGCTTCGGCCAGGGCGGCCTGGTAGGCGGCTTCGCGCTCGCGCAGCAGGGCCTCGATCGCGGGGTCAGGCGCAGCAGCGGCAGGCGATGGGGTGACCGCGGCGCTCGCCGGGAGCACATTCGCCGTCTGGCCGGCAGCGCCGCTCAGATGGATGCTCAACGCGCCCACAATAACGAGAACGAAAGCGGTGATGGCAGCAGCGACGATCAGTGCAAGACGCTGGCTCATAGGGTGGATCCTCCTTGTAGGATTTTAGATTGTGGATTTATCGTGCATAGAGGCCCGATACGATCCGGGGGTGATGGGCAAGCGGCCAACTTAACGGGAACCGGTATTGGACCGGCAACAACGGCGTGTTTCGGCAGAAGTGGCGCGGCCGGCGGCGCCCATAACCTCTGGCCTTCGCTTCTCCAGGCTTGCGCTAATCAAGAGAAGCGTCGTTGCGTAAGATAATCGGGAGGCTTTGGAACTTTCTTGGAAGGCCCCTCGAATGTTCCAATCTTTTTCCAATCTTGATGAGGTATGCTGAAGACGAGCACAGGGGAAGCTGGATCGCCTGCGGTTCACCGAAGGGGCCAGCACCACGCTGCCGGTTGGAAGGCGAGGAAACCGCAGTTCCCTGCGCCCCTGTCTGTGAGGTTGAAAAACCGTCAGGGAACCCGGATTTCTGCGACCCCGCTCGACGAGGCGGCCGGCGGACGAGCGCCGGGAGGAAGGATTGAAGACGGTCATGCGCGTGCTGGTGATAGAGGACGATCAACGGCTGGCCCGGCTGGTTGCCCGTGTGCTGGAGGAAGCCCACTACCAGGCGGATGTAGCCCACGATGGCGACACAGGGCTGGATCTGGCCCTGCGGGGCAGCTATGACGTGGCGATTATTGACTGGATGCTGCCCGGGCGGGACGGGCCGTCGATCTGCCGGTCGGTGCGCCTGGCGCGCCTGCCTACCGCGCTGCTCTTGCTGACGGCGCGCGGCCAGATCGAGGATAAGGTCGCGGGCCTGGACAGCGGGGCGGACGATTACCTGGTCAAGCCGTTCGCCTTTGAAGAGTTGCTGGCGCGGGTGCGCGCGCTGAGCCGCCGTTTTGCGCCGCCCGGAGCCGACGCCCAGGAGTTGCGCGCGGGCGCGATCGTGCTCGACCTGCGCGGGCATACGGCGCGCCGCAATACCCGCGCGCTCGACCTGACGCCCACCGAGTGGAACCTGCTCGAGTATTTGATCCGTCACCAGGGTCAGACCCTGACCCGCCAGCAGATCCTGGATTATGTCTGGTCATATGAACACGATGTGCAGCCGCAAATGGTTGACGTATACATTTCGTATCTGCGACGCAAATTGAACGGCCCCGGAGAGCGCGATCCAATTGTGACGGTGCGCGGCGTCGGTTACCGACTGGAGGCGCCCGATGTTTAGAGGCCTGCGGCTTCAATTGACCCTGCTCTATACCCTGGCCGCGCTGATGCTGGTGGCGCTGGTGGGTGGGGGGAGCTACCTGGTAGTGGCGCGGTACTTCCAGCAGGTGACCGATCTGGCCTTGCGGCACAAGATGGCCCACGAGTTTCACGCTCTTGACGCGCCTTTGCCCGCCGACCTGGTCTCGGCGGACCGGGACTGGTCGCTGATCCGCAATGAGCCAGGGCTGTTACCGCGCCGGGCCGGAGCGCCGCTTTCGGAGGCCGAGGCGATGGCGCGAGCGGTGGCCCATCGCGGCGGAGGGGTTCCCCAGCGGGTTGAGCGTGAAGAGAAACGTGGCCGGGAGGTGTACGAGGTGCGCTTCGCCGATGGGGCGGAGGTGATCGTGGATCGGTCCAGCGGGGCCATCCTCGCGTCCGAGGGAGGAGAGCGGCGTGGAGGGAAGGAGACGCCGCTTGCGACGCCCGCGGCAACGGCCACGCCTCTGGCCTATGACGGCGAACTGGCGGCGATCTTCGTCCTGCCGCTCGACACGACGGGGCAGGTGCTCTTCAACCCCAACCCGGCCGCGGCGCCGCTCGGCCCGGACCGGCAGGCTCTGGAAGCCGCATTGCGCCATGGCAGCGACCAGCGCACGGTGCACCTGAGCGATGGGCAACGGGTACGCCTGCTGACCTATCGCCTCACCCGTCCTGATGGGCCAGCGGCGCTGCAACTCGGTCGAGTGCTCAGTGACCAGGATCGCGTGCTATGGCAACTGGCCGTGGGTTTGCTCGTCCTGGGCAGCCTGAGCATGGTGTTGCTGGGCGGGACGAGCTGGTGGCTCGCAGGCCGGGCGCTGCGCCCGGCGCAGGCTGCCTGGGAGCGCCAGCAGCGGTTCATCGCCAGCGCCAGCCACGAGTTGCGCACACCCCTGACGCTGATCCGCGCCAGCGCCGAGGTGGCGCTCCGCAACGTCAGGCCCGAGGACGCTGACCAGCGGGAGTTGCTCGCGGATGTGCTCTCTGAGAGCGATCATATGCGGCGGCTGGTGGACGACCTGCTGATGCTGTCGCGGCTCGACAGCGGCCAGTTGCCGCTCACCCTCACGACGGTGGACGTAGCGCCGTTTCTGGCCGAGGTGCAGCGCCAGGTGGCGCGGCTGGGCACGGAACGGGGCGTGACCGTGAGGGTAGAGGAAGCGAGCGGAGCGGTTTGCGCCGACGCCGACCGGCTGCGCCAGGTGCTGCTGATCGTGCTCGATAATGCATTGCGGCATACGCCGTCCGGCGGGAGCATTACGCTTGCGGCGACGCCCCAGGGACGCGAGGTGCGCTTCAGGGTGAGCGACACGGGGTGCGGGATCGCCCCGGAGCATTTGCCGCACATCTTTGAGCGCTTCTACCGGGTGGATCCGGCTCGCGGGCGGGCCAGCGGCAATGCCGGGCTGGGCCTGGCAATCGCCAGGGCGCTGATCACGGCGATGGGCGGGCAGATCGGGGCGAATAGCGCGCCCGGCCAGGGCACGACGGTGTGGTTTACCTTGCCGGGGAGATGAGGAGCGTGGGCCAGAGAGAGGGAGAGAGGCGTCTGGTTTCCTCGCCCGGCAGGGGAGGTCCGGGAAGGGGTCGGGCCCGGGAAGGCATAGCCTCCCAGGCCCGTCTGTTTGGCAGGGGCATGGGGAAACCCCCTTTCCCCACACTCCATCGGGTCCACCCGCGCGGGTGCGTTTCAGATGAGATGCACAATCACGACGACCCGCCCGAACTGCACCCGCGCGCCGTTGGTAATGGGGGTTGGAACGTTCGGCTCCAGGCGCACGCCGTTGAGCCGGGTGTAGTTAGTGCTGTTGAGATCGGTGATCGTCCACTGACCGCCGGCGCGGCTCAGCCGGGCATGCTGGCGGCTCACGCCGCCCAGTTCGCCGCCGTGAGGGGTGAGATCGATTTCGGGAAAGATGTTGCTCACGGGGTCCTCGCGACCGATGATAATCTCGGTTTTGTCGAGGGGCAGGGGCAGCACAGCGCCGCTCTCCTCGACAACCAGACGCGGGCCGGCGGGCGCCGGAGGTGGCGAGGGCGGCGCCTCGACCGCCGGGGCGGGAGCGGCGGGCGCAGGAGCCACCCCCAGGGCGGCGAGGGAGGCTTCGGCGCGGGCCAGGGCCTCGCGCGCTTCCGCCAGACCGGCGACGACCGCCGGGGGCGTGGCGGGGCCGAAGGTGGCCTGCATCTGCTCCAACTGGGCGATGATCTGTTGCTGGCGGGCGATTTCCTCCTGGAGCCGGCGCACCTCAGCGGGATCGACGGCGGGAGCGGCGGCCTCGAGCGCAGCGCGTTCGTTCTCGGCGCGAGCCAGGGCCTCGCGAGCCTCGGCCAGACCGGTGACGACCGCCGGAGGCGTGGCCGGGCCAAAGGTGGCCTGCATCTGCTCCAACTGGGCGATGATCTGTTGCTGACGAGTGATGGTTGCGGTCAGTTCGGCGCGACGGGTTTCGTAGGCGGCCCGATCGAACGCTGGCGCGCCAGAGGGGGGAGTCGGGGCCTCGGCGGCAGAGACGCCAGGGGCGGCGGCCACGGGCGCGGCGGGCGCCTCGACGGTGGGGGCCTCGGCTGCTGACACAGCGGGCGCCTCGGCGGCAGTGACGGCGGGCGCCGCGTCCACGGGCGCGGCGGGCGCTTCGACGGCGGGCGCCTCGGCCATGGGCGCAGTGGGCGCCTCGGCGGGGACGGGGGCGGCAGGCGCCTCAGCAGGCGCGGGGACAGCGGGGGCCTCGGCAGCGGGGGCGGGAATCTCGGCGCCGTTGGCCAGCGCCGGACCGCTGTCGGGAGGTGTGAGTGATGGCGCGACCGCGGCGGGGGCCGAGGCGTTGATCTGGGCGAACAGATCCGCGCCGCAGGTGTCGCAGAAGCGCTCTCCAGGCAGCGCCGCCGCGCCGCAGAGGGCGCAGATCAACTGCCCCTCAGCGGCGCCGGCGGGCATAGTCGCAGGCCCGGCGGCATCGGCGGCCAGCGCAGGCGCGGCAGGCGTGACGGGATAGGCAAGACTGGTCAGATCAGCGCCGCACTGGTCGCAGAAGGCTTCACCCGGCAGCACCGGCGCGCTGCAAGTTGGACAGACAACCGCGGCCGGCGCGGTCGTCGCCGAGGCGCCGGCGGGGGCAGGGGCAGCGCCCTCCTCAAGCCGCACGCCGCACTGTTCGCAGAAGCGGTTAGCCAGATCATTTGGAGCGCCGCAGGTAGGACAGATCTTCATAATCTTACTCCTCAAGCTTCTGGGTCAACCGGCGCGTGGCGTACTTGAGCGCTTTCTGAGACTCGGCGCTGATGGCGCCGCCCTGCTCGAGTTGCTCGGCCTGCTGGCGGGTTTGCTCAGCCAGTTCGAGTTCGCCGAGGTCGAGCAGGCGTGTGGCAGCAGCGCGCAGTTTCTGGGTGGCGCCGGCGGTATTGCCCATTTCCGCCTCGGCCAGGGCGCGCGTTTGCAACTTGAAGGCCGTCACTTTCTCGACCAGGTTCATCACCCGCGGATCGAACGGCGTCGCGTCGGGATTGGCGCTGAAGGTCAGCAGCACATCCTGCTTCACAATCTGTTCCTGCTGCGAGCCGAGGGGCGTCGCGTGCAACTCGGCCTGGGCGATGCGAAACTGGCCGGGGGGGCGGGCGGGCAGCATCAGTTCGACGATGATGCTGTTGACCTGGCCGTAGACCAGATCGCCCAGTTTCACCGCCACCTCACTGGCGCCAATGGGCTGGTAGCCGAGATTGGCGATGGTGGGCGTAACGCGATAGACGGCGCGAGGTGTCGCCTCGCGCACCAGGCGGAGGAGCAGGCGCGCCTCGACAGCGGCGATCCCCTGGGCAGTGCGCACCGCGCGCTGGAAGAAAGCGAGGATCTGGCCGGGATCGGCAATATAATCCGAGACGCCGCCGGTAGCCTCGGCCAGATCGTCGAGCAATTTCTCGTTCCACTCGGCGCCGAGACCCAGGGCGGTGATCCGCACGCCGGCCTGTGCCAGGCTCTGTGCCAGGGTGCGGCAAACTTCTTCGTCACCCCAGGTCTGGCCGTCGGTGAGGATGAGCATGGCGCTGTAGCGATCAGGGCTGGCGTGCTTCTGCAACTCGGCCTGACCAGACTGCATGCCGAGGGACATCGCCGTGCCGCCCATTTCGACGATCTGTTCAACAGCGGCGTGCAAGGCGGCCGGATCGGTGGCAAAGGTGGCGGGCACGAGGGTCTGGACAGTATCGTCGAAGATGACGATTGAAACGACATCCTGGGGCGTGAGACTATCAATCAGGCGATGGGTGGCCTGCTTCAGACTTTGCAATTTGGCGCCCTGCATCGAACCGGAGCGATCAAGCACGAGGCAAAAGTTCAGTGGAACAGGCGCGGGAGGCGGGGCAGCAGGAGCCGCCTCGACCAGCAGGTAGCCCAGTTGGGGGGCCCCGCTCGCGGGGACGGGAGTGCGCCCCCAACTACAGGTCAGCGTGAGCGTATCGGCCATCGGGTCCTCCATCAGCATAGATCGCCACCGGTTGGACGTTGCGGCGACGGACATGGTTGCCCTGCAAGATTGGTTGCGACAGATCAACTTACTCAAGCCTCACCAGAATGACGGCAATATTATCTTCGCCGCCCGCCTGGTTCGCCGCAGCGACGAGGGCCTCACAGATGGCCTGGGGCGGGTCCTCACGCGCCAGAAAACGTTCCATTTCAGGGTCGCGGGTCATCTCCCACTGGCCGTCGGAGCAGAGCAAGAGGGCGTCGCCGGGCCGGAGGCGTTCGGTAAACACATCAATCTCAATCTCGCTGCGGTCGCCGAGGGAGCGAAGCACGGCATTGCGCTGGGGATGGGTGTAGATGTCGTCCTCGGTAATCTGGCCAAGATCGACCAGACGCTGCACGAGCGAATGATCCTTGCTAATGCGCCGGAGCCTGCCATTGCGGAAGAGATAGGTGCGGCTATCGCCGACATTGCCGATGATCGCCCGATCGCCGGCGACGAGGGCCATGGTGAAGGTAGTTCCCATATCGTTAGCCTGGGCGCGGCTCTCGGCGACCACGGCCTCATTGGCCCGTTGCACGGCCCGGCGCACGAAGGCAATGGCCTCCTCTTCGCTAAAGGTGACATCAGGCTGCACGGCGCGGGCCAG
Above is a window of Chloroflexaceae bacterium DNA encoding:
- a CDS encoding ethanolamine ammonia-lyase subunit EutB → MPYTQTLGGRTYQFKDLKTLMARATPERSGDQLAGLAAESAEERVAAQLCLAELPLTTFLEEPLIPYEEDEVTRLILDTHDRAAFAPISGLTVGAFREWLLSYATDSEVLNALAPGITPEMAAAVSKIMRNQDLIAVSRKCRVVTRFRTTIGLPGRFSSRIQPNHPTDDPRGIAASILDGLLHGCGDAVIGINPATDSPQAVIALLELIDDLRQRYAIPIQSSLLAHVTTQMAAIERGAPVDLVFQSIAGTEAANRSFGVNLALLREARAAALSLGRGAIGDNVMYFETGQGSALSANAHHGVDQQTCEARAYAVARHFEPLLVNTVVGFIGPEYLYDGKQITRAALEDLFCGRLMGVPMGCDACYTNHAEADQNDIDNLLVLLGVAGCAYIMGVPGADDVMLNYQSTSYHDVRFVQTTLGLRPAPEFEAWLIDMGIIEPDGRLASREQPRLLQAVAQLAAGRA
- the eat gene encoding ethanolamine permease; this translates as MADKPQALGRKSQVDVGGVTYEQVGEEYLAQRRLRKSAGWVLLWALGVGAVISGDFFGWNYGLSAGGFGGLLLATFVVAVMYLCMVFSIAELSAALPHAGGFYSFTRNAFGPTLGFVNGVADIIEYVITPAVIVTSIAAYMQTIFSFVPLYVWWVVFYAVFVGINVLGTALTLRVGLIVTLLAIGALVVFYVGAVISGAFSWDRVFNIPPTPGNNAFLPFGWYGVFAALPFAIWFYLAIEQLPLAAEESHDVVRDIPRALIWGLLTLLALSLLTLVLNSGVGGGAAEVGESAAPLEIGFRAIFGSGATTIVLTLVALTGLVASFHTIIYAYGRVLFSLSRAGYIPRWISVTGARHTPARALILGGVVGLVLALLIDLLGSGSSVGAALLTMSVFGAVISYALVMLSYIKLAITRPNLHRPYKSPLGVPGAVVGTVLAVLSLFATMAIEDNRPGVIGTAIFMAVMVAYYFFYSRKRLVAQAPEEEAALIAEAERELKHL
- a CDS encoding FAD:protein FMN transferase, yielding MVTFSFRAMGSQILVILEAPDPIARPALASLPGVFASWEAILSRFRPDSELSCLNSSRREWLVISPTLAEALALALRGAAATDGLVTPLVLEALEHAGYDRDFSIVASGASPAAATLARPVADWRRIRVDPLHGSVDRPPGLRLDLGGVAKGWAADRAIRLIARHGPALVDVGGDIAVSGPRRDGAAWPIGVQDPRGSADPLAVLRIASGGVATSGRDYRRWRQGDMERHHIIDPRTGAPAETDLLSVTVVAASAADAEIAAKAALILGSAAGLSWLDARPWLAGLLVRDDGAVLHTPTLEALLWKRA
- a CDS encoding PepSY domain-containing protein; amino-acid sequence: MSQRLALIVAAAITAFVLVIVGALSIHLSGAAGQTANVLPASAAVTPSPAAAAPDPAIEALLREREAAYQAALAEASARLEAANARIASANQQLASAAQSRASGGTAPVVASATGAAIGEQQAIVIAQRYYGGQVIAVERETEHGALVYEVKFSDRSSVYVDAATGQVVYARIAAGGDDDRFRRERHEGHDD
- a CDS encoding response regulator transcription factor encodes the protein MKTVMRVLVIEDDQRLARLVARVLEEAHYQADVAHDGDTGLDLALRGSYDVAIIDWMLPGRDGPSICRSVRLARLPTALLLLTARGQIEDKVAGLDSGADDYLVKPFAFEELLARVRALSRRFAPPGADAQELRAGAIVLDLRGHTARRNTRALDLTPTEWNLLEYLIRHQGQTLTRQQILDYVWSYEHDVQPQMVDVYISYLRRKLNGPGERDPIVTVRGVGYRLEAPDV
- a CDS encoding ATP-binding protein, with the protein product MFRGLRLQLTLLYTLAALMLVALVGGGSYLVVARYFQQVTDLALRHKMAHEFHALDAPLPADLVSADRDWSLIRNEPGLLPRRAGAPLSEAEAMARAVAHRGGGVPQRVEREEKRGREVYEVRFADGAEVIVDRSSGAILASEGGERRGGKETPLATPAATATPLAYDGELAAIFVLPLDTTGQVLFNPNPAAAPLGPDRQALEAALRHGSDQRTVHLSDGQRVRLLTYRLTRPDGPAALQLGRVLSDQDRVLWQLAVGLLVLGSLSMVLLGGTSWWLAGRALRPAQAAWERQQRFIASASHELRTPLTLIRASAEVALRNVRPEDADQRELLADVLSESDHMRRLVDDLLMLSRLDSGQLPLTLTTVDVAPFLAEVQRQVARLGTERGVTVRVEEASGAVCADADRLRQVLLIVLDNALRHTPSGGSITLAATPQGREVRFRVSDTGCGIAPEHLPHIFERFYRVDPARGRASGNAGLGLAIARALITAMGGQIGANSAPGQGTTVWFTLPGR